The Pseudomonas orientalis genome contains a region encoding:
- a CDS encoding 3-oxoacyl-ACP reductase codes for MSDSYLSFVNSPWGRRLAQAVGLPQPLPLQRHRSGQQGLANPVILAGAGRLAEQVQRLFTSTDTVAATPATLRAPSTVKVQGAVFDATGVTDPQHLDELYRFFHANAKRLGQHARVVVLGTAPEHCQDLPQAVAQRALEGLARSLAKELRRAITVQLIYVAPGAEDALDSSLRFFLSRRSAYVSGQVVRLEKPLDDALSVNWDRPFAGRRALVTGASRGIGLAIAQVLARDGAHVVCVDVPQAQQALQQAADSVSGSALPLDITAPDAVALLLAHVGQYGAFDVVVHNAGITRDKTIAKMTEAAWRSVLAVNLEAPLQLSQALLDNQGLNPGGRIVCVSSISGIAGNLGQSNYATSKAGVIGLVQGLAPQAAARQVTVNAVAPGFIETQMTAKIPLMIREAGRRMNSLSQGGQPIDVAETIAWLAHPASGGITGQVVRVCGQSLLGA; via the coding sequence ATGAGTGACAGCTACCTTTCTTTCGTCAACTCCCCCTGGGGCCGTCGCCTGGCCCAGGCCGTCGGCTTGCCGCAACCTCTGCCGCTGCAACGCCACCGCAGTGGCCAGCAGGGCCTGGCCAACCCGGTGATCCTCGCCGGGGCAGGGCGCCTGGCGGAGCAGGTGCAACGCCTCTTCACCAGCACCGATACCGTCGCCGCCACCCCGGCCACTCTCAGGGCGCCGTCCACGGTGAAGGTGCAGGGCGCGGTTTTCGATGCCACCGGCGTGACAGACCCGCAGCACCTGGACGAGCTCTACCGGTTCTTTCACGCCAATGCCAAGCGCCTGGGCCAACACGCGCGCGTGGTGGTACTCGGCACTGCGCCGGAACACTGCCAGGACTTGCCCCAGGCCGTCGCCCAGCGCGCGCTCGAAGGGTTGGCACGCTCGCTGGCCAAGGAGCTGCGCCGGGCAATTACCGTGCAATTGATCTACGTGGCGCCTGGCGCCGAAGACGCGCTGGACAGCAGCCTGCGCTTCTTTCTGTCGCGTCGTTCGGCCTATGTGTCGGGGCAAGTGGTACGCCTGGAAAAACCGCTGGACGACGCGCTGAGTGTTAATTGGGACAGGCCGTTCGCCGGCCGGCGCGCCCTGGTCACCGGTGCCTCGCGGGGCATCGGCCTGGCCATTGCCCAGGTGTTGGCGCGCGACGGTGCCCATGTGGTGTGTGTCGACGTGCCCCAGGCCCAGCAGGCGCTGCAACAGGCCGCCGACAGCGTGAGCGGCTCGGCGCTGCCCCTGGACATCACCGCGCCAGATGCCGTCGCGTTATTGCTGGCGCATGTCGGCCAGTACGGCGCCTTCGATGTGGTGGTGCACAACGCCGGGATTACCCGCGACAAGACCATTGCCAAAATGACCGAAGCTGCCTGGCGCAGTGTGCTGGCGGTCAATCTTGAAGCGCCGTTGCAGCTCAGCCAGGCGCTGCTGGATAACCAGGGCCTGAACCCCGGCGGGCGTATCGTGTGCGTGTCGTCGATTTCCGGGATTGCCGGCAACCTCGGGCAGAGCAACTACGCCACTTCCAAGGCCGGGGTGATCGGTCTGGTGCAGGGCCTGGCCCCGCAGGCGGCGGCGCGGCAGGTAACGGTGAATGCGGTGGCGCCAGGCTTTATCGAAACGCAGATGACCGCGAAAATTCCGCTGATGATCCGCGAAGCCGGGCGGCGCATGAATTCCCTGTCCCAGGGCGGGCAACCGATCGACGTGGCCGAGACCATCGCCTGGCTGGCCCATCCCGCCTCGGGTGGAATCACTGGCCAGGTAGTGCGGGTGTGCGGCCAAAGCCTGCTGGGAGCCTGA
- a CDS encoding MaoC/PaaZ C-terminal domain-containing protein: protein MDYVTQIIDPPPSRAQLLLDGVRGLRKPKSDAAPPLPRERLVRPAVELSGAAITAYGRACGFRREQGVPLSYPHVLAFPLHLMLLTRPSFPYPASGMVHLANRIRQHQRLHEGQALRLEVFCERWVAHPKGQALSIATRAYGAEALVWESDSLYLRREVKNPVGELWADALPLQEEGLLRTQRWVLPADLGRRFAKVSGDFNPIHTSVMGAKIFGFRRAIAHGMWTLGRALAAQQPPGGLDRAEAHCDFKLPIFLPGQVALWSHPVTGPLREFEVRNVAGDKPHMRGLFMWDQSPGMRALHE from the coding sequence ATGGACTATGTAACGCAGATTATCGACCCGCCGCCCTCGCGCGCCCAACTATTGCTCGACGGCGTGCGCGGCTTGCGCAAGCCCAAGTCCGACGCCGCGCCGCCATTGCCCAGGGAGCGCCTGGTGCGGCCGGCGGTGGAACTGTCGGGCGCCGCCATCACCGCTTATGGCCGCGCCTGTGGCTTTCGCCGCGAGCAGGGCGTGCCGCTGTCCTATCCCCATGTGCTGGCGTTCCCGCTGCACTTGATGCTGCTGACCCGCCCCAGCTTTCCGTACCCGGCCAGCGGCATGGTGCACCTGGCCAATCGCATTCGCCAGCATCAACGCTTGCACGAAGGTCAGGCGCTGCGCCTGGAAGTATTTTGCGAGCGTTGGGTCGCTCATCCCAAGGGGCAGGCGTTGAGCATCGCCACCCGTGCCTACGGCGCGGAGGCCCTGGTGTGGGAAAGCGACAGCCTGTACCTGCGCCGCGAGGTGAAAAATCCCGTCGGGGAGCTGTGGGCGGATGCACTGCCGTTGCAGGAAGAGGGTTTGCTGCGCACCCAGCGCTGGGTCCTGCCCGCCGACCTGGGGCGCCGTTTTGCCAAGGTCTCGGGAGACTTCAATCCGATTCATACGTCGGTCATGGGCGCGAAGATTTTCGGCTTTCGCCGCGCCATCGCCCACGGCATGTGGACCTTGGGTCGGGCGCTGGCCGCCCAGCAGCCACCGGGTGGGCTGGACCGCGCCGAGGCCCATTGCGATTTCAAGTTGCCGATCTTCCTGCCCGGCCAGGTCGCCCTGTGGAGTCACCCTGTGACCGGCCCGCTGCGCGAGTTCGAAGTGCGCAATGTCGCTGGCGACAAACCGCATATGCGCGGGTTGTTTATGTGGGATCAATCGCCTGGAATGAGAGCCTTGCATGAGTGA
- a CDS encoding acetyl-CoA C-acetyltransferase — MSEYSFNPPPSRRVAIIGGNRLPFARSNTVYAHETNQDLLVAALQGLVDRYNLHGQCLGEFAAGAVIKHSRDFNLARESLLSTTLSAQTPAYDVQQACGTGLEAALLVANKIALGQIEVGIAGGADTTSDAPIGINESLRHTLLQANRAKGLGDKLKTLLKVRPSMLFKPLLPRNGEPRTGLSMGEHCEEMAKRWQIKRLAQDELTLASHQRLDAAYQRGFFDDLISPHRGLARDNNLRADISLEKLAGLAPAFDRHNGTLTAGNSTPLTDGASVVLLASEDWAAANGWPVLAYLRTGETAAVNFVDGTEGLLMAPAYAVPRMLKREGLGFADFDFFEIHEAFAAQVLCTLKAWEDPDYCRERLGLDTPLGAIDRSKMNVNGGSLGCGHPFAATGGRQLAALAKAIHERGGGRGLISICAAGGLGITAIVEK, encoded by the coding sequence ATGAGTGAATACAGCTTCAATCCGCCCCCGAGCCGACGCGTGGCGATCATCGGCGGTAATCGCCTGCCGTTTGCCCGTTCCAATACCGTCTATGCCCATGAGACCAATCAGGACTTGCTGGTGGCCGCACTGCAGGGCCTGGTGGACCGCTACAACCTGCACGGCCAGTGCCTGGGTGAGTTCGCCGCCGGTGCGGTGATCAAGCATTCGCGCGATTTCAACCTGGCCCGTGAGTCACTGCTGTCGACGACATTGTCCGCGCAGACGCCCGCCTACGATGTGCAGCAAGCCTGCGGCACGGGGCTGGAGGCCGCATTGCTGGTGGCCAATAAAATCGCCCTCGGCCAGATCGAAGTGGGCATTGCCGGGGGCGCCGACACCACCTCCGACGCGCCCATCGGCATCAATGAATCCCTGCGCCACACCTTGCTCCAGGCCAATCGGGCCAAGGGCCTGGGCGATAAACTCAAGACCCTGTTGAAGGTGCGCCCGTCGATGTTGTTCAAACCGTTGCTGCCGCGCAATGGCGAGCCACGCACCGGCCTGTCCATGGGCGAGCACTGCGAGGAAATGGCCAAGCGTTGGCAGATCAAGCGCCTGGCCCAGGATGAGTTGACCCTTGCCAGTCATCAACGCCTCGACGCGGCCTATCAGCGCGGTTTCTTCGACGACCTGATCAGCCCCCATCGGGGCCTCGCACGGGACAACAACCTGCGCGCCGACATCAGCCTGGAAAAACTCGCCGGCCTGGCACCGGCCTTCGACCGCCACAACGGCACGCTCACCGCCGGCAACTCGACGCCCCTTACCGACGGTGCCTCGGTGGTGCTGCTCGCCAGTGAAGACTGGGCCGCGGCCAATGGCTGGCCGGTGCTGGCCTACCTGCGCACCGGCGAAACGGCGGCGGTGAATTTCGTCGACGGCACTGAAGGCCTGTTGATGGCCCCGGCCTACGCCGTACCGCGCATGCTCAAGCGCGAAGGCCTGGGCTTTGCCGACTTTGATTTCTTCGAGATCCATGAAGCGTTCGCCGCCCAGGTGCTGTGCACGCTCAAGGCCTGGGAAGACCCGGACTACTGCCGCGAGCGTCTGGGCCTGGACACGCCGCTGGGCGCTATCGACCGCAGCAAAATGAACGTCAACGGTGGTTCGCTGGGCTGCGGCCATCCGTTTGCCGCCACCGGTGGCCGGCAACTGGCGGCGCTGGCCAAGGCCATCCATGAGCGCGGTGGCGGTCGCGGGTTGATCTCGATCTGTGCGGCGGGCGGGTTGGGTATCACCGCCATCGTCGAAAAGTAG